The Heterodontus francisci isolate sHetFra1 chromosome 13, sHetFra1.hap1, whole genome shotgun sequence genome includes a region encoding these proteins:
- the LOC137376791 gene encoding glycine N-acyltransferase-like protein 3 encodes MLQLQTAQDLITLERDIQKYLPQAVQIYGYILSINRGKLFEYEIAVDSFPDFSIVMYQSKRKKETNEYPYKCSFFTKDPNKVRPLLMDTNMVEWKRIINFEGINWSFMDLIQKAACCRNATLELDGELSYLMMLENPSDMPPQRTDFASRISNLHLSHAELVNRNWKFGGDDTGFRFVENAILNFPNCCLLDKAGNPVSWILTYPYCAMGLLYTVPEHRRKKYAEMLVTTLAKKMQDLGYPVYCTIEKTNHSSYTLFKKLGFKEVPGFTPMWFISKPDTFST; translated from the exons ATGTTACAGCTACAAACTGCACAGGACCTGATCACTTTGGAGAGAGATATTCAAAAGTACTTGCCTCAAGCAGTACAA atttatggcTATATTCTAAGTATCAACAGAGGAAAACTGTTTGAATATGAGATTGCTGTGGATTCATTTCCTGACTTCAGCATTGTAATGTATCAATCGAAAAGAAAA AAAGAGACAAATGAGTATCCCTACAAATGCTCATTCTTCACAAAGGACCCAAACAAGGTGAGGCCATTGCTGATGGACACCAATATGGTTGAATGGAAACGAATCATCAATTTTGAAG GAATCAATTGGTCTTTCATGGATCTGATACAAAAAGCTGCATGCTGCAGAAACGCTACACTGGAGCTGGATGGAGAACTAAGCTACCTTATGATGTTGGAGAATCCTAGTGACATGCCACCACAGAG GACTGATTTTGCTTCCAGAATAAGTAATTTGCACTTGTCACATGCGGAGTTAGTAAACAGAAACTGGAAGTTTGGAGGTGATGATACTGGTTTCCGATTTGTGGAAAATGCCATTCTAAACTTCCCTAACTGCTGTCTTCTGGATAAAGCTGGAAATCCCGTGTCCTGGATATTGACCTATCCGTACTGTGCAATGGGTTTGCTGTACACAGTGCCAGAGCATCGCAGGAAGAAATATGCCGAAATGCTGGTAACCACACTTGCAAAAAAAATGCAGGACCTTGGCTATCCTGTGTATTGCACCATTGAAAAAACTAACCATTCATCTTACACTTTATTTAAGAAACTTGGTTTTAAGGAAGTCCCAGGTTTTACACCAATGTGGTTCATTTCCAAACCTGATACATTCAGTACTTGA